A region from the Mesotoga sp. Brook.08.105.5.1 genome encodes:
- a CDS encoding sulfite exporter TauE/SafE family protein has product MSSRSSSLKTFFVRGMHCQNCQLFVESKLEEVDVIKRARASLKDSSVEIEFLGEAISVESINEILSGTGYSVAESKSEKHTGKAVKVLVAASLAIVVFFTVEKFAIGGLMNVDSSSSLLGFFLFGLVAGISSCAALVGGLVLSVSKQWYSLYSSEDSFLQKLQPHLIFHAGRLVFYSFFGFLLGLLGQSLKISFTFSSILVIAVSIVMLLMALQMLGIPTVSLSIPPFLRKLLAVDKSRRGRMMPFILGATTFFLPCGFTITAQALALLSGSPFHSSMIMFFFALGTFFPLIAIGASSLKFFSMKTFSEVFTKIAAVLIIFFVIYNVNSQLNVLGLPSLNNLTIGTGEQVPFTPDDSTTVLATASEKEEEIVVNEASPKETGEIIDIEEMVGFQEVVEEQPFVIVQSGPEIQVIRTVANATGYTPDYYQVKAGVPVRWEIEDVGTSGCTNAIISRNLFPQRVELTRGNTSVVEFTPQLPGQYKFSCWMGHYTGIIEVVN; this is encoded by the coding sequence TTGAGCTCGAGATCCTCTTCATTAAAGACGTTTTTTGTGCGCGGCATGCATTGCCAGAACTGCCAGCTTTTCGTCGAAAGTAAACTTGAGGAAGTTGATGTCATAAAAAGGGCTAGGGCCTCCCTGAAAGATTCATCGGTCGAGATTGAATTCCTAGGGGAGGCTATCTCGGTCGAAAGTATCAACGAGATCTTGAGCGGAACGGGATACAGTGTCGCTGAGTCGAAGTCGGAGAAACATACCGGAAAAGCAGTAAAGGTACTCGTTGCCGCTTCGCTGGCCATTGTTGTGTTTTTCACCGTGGAGAAATTCGCCATTGGCGGCTTGATGAACGTAGATTCAAGTTCATCGCTGTTGGGTTTCTTCCTTTTCGGACTGGTAGCAGGGATATCTAGCTGCGCGGCTCTTGTGGGAGGTCTTGTTCTTTCTGTTTCCAAACAGTGGTATTCGCTTTACAGTTCTGAGGATTCCTTTCTTCAAAAGCTGCAGCCCCATCTGATCTTTCATGCCGGACGGCTGGTCTTCTATAGCTTCTTTGGATTCTTGCTGGGCTTGCTTGGCCAGAGTCTGAAAATCTCGTTCACCTTTTCTTCGATCCTTGTGATAGCAGTCTCAATCGTGATGCTTTTGATGGCACTTCAAATGCTGGGAATCCCCACGGTGAGTTTATCGATCCCTCCCTTTTTACGTAAATTGCTGGCAGTAGATAAATCCAGACGTGGACGAATGATGCCCTTCATACTGGGAGCTACAACCTTTTTCCTTCCCTGCGGCTTCACGATAACGGCTCAGGCTCTGGCACTACTGTCGGGCTCTCCATTCCATAGCTCGATGATAATGTTCTTTTTCGCACTTGGCACCTTCTTCCCACTCATCGCTATCGGCGCTTCATCACTTAAGTTCTTCAGCATGAAGACCTTCTCGGAAGTCTTCACGAAAATAGCGGCGGTTTTGATAATATTTTTCGTCATTTACAACGTGAACAGCCAGCTAAACGTCCTAGGGCTTCCCAGCCTGAACAATCTGACCATCGGGACCGGCGAGCAGGTTCCGTTTACTCCCGATGATTCTACGACCGTACTGGCAACAGCCAGTGAAAAAGAAGAAGAGATAGTTGTGAATGAAGCTAGCCCGAAGGAAACGGGGGAAATCATAGACATCGAAGAGATGGTTGGATTTCAGGAAGTTGTGGAAGAACAGCCTTTTGTTATCGTCCAGAGTGGACCGGAGATACAGGTTATAAGGACTGTGGCCAATGCGACAGGATACACGCCAGATTATTATCAGGTAAAAGCCGGCGTTCCCGTCAGGTGGGAGATCGAAGATGTCGGCACCAGCGGTTGCACCAACGCTATCATCTCAAGAAACCTCTTTCCCCAACGCGTAGAGCTTACCAGGGGCAACACCAGCGTTGTAGAATTCACTCCGCAGCTTCCCGGTCAGTATAAATTCAGTTGCTGGATG